A region of Streptomyces sp. NBC_01750 DNA encodes the following proteins:
- the asnB gene encoding asparagine synthase (glutamine-hydrolyzing), translating to MCGIAGTYRWPDGKAVTDRLTDTLAHRGPDGAGRYSHSVGDGEVHLGHRRLAIVDLSETGAQPMVSDGLVLTYNGELYNAPELRAELAAAGVRFRGTSDTEVLLEAWRRWGTDCLPRLRGMFAFGIFDERTGELVLARDQLGIKPLFLLRRGAGLVFASELKALAAATGGSLQVDEAALVASLLYYWVPDSRCAFREAEKLPPGSWLRCRPDGRVERGRYWHLKDVAAEGRERARGGEQPDLAAIVEESTRRHLLSDVPVATFLSGGLDSSYLTALAARDQPGISAYTIGFRAEDAKFEAMPDDLRYARQVAERFGVDLHEIEIAPNVLDLLPQMTYHLDEPIGDPAAINTFLICEAAREAGVKVMLSGMGADELFAGYRKHLANLIALRYQRVPRPLRRGVSRAVDRLPVATARRGYRSVRFAKRFLSFADLPEETAFRRSYTMYDQDELLALVNPDLAGTVDDVLTEHADIYEDNELDDFVNRMCLGDARMFLPGLNLAYTDRSSMAASTEVRVPYVDVEVVKAAFAVPGDRKIVGRQGKAVLKEAATSILPREIVYRPKGLFSAPLRAWMSRDLAPLVREVVNDGVLVNSGFLRRDALARMVAEDAAGQRDFSKHLWHVLTLEYWYRDATSGSGRSARSAA from the coding sequence ATGTGTGGCATCGCAGGGACTTACCGATGGCCGGACGGGAAGGCCGTGACCGACCGGCTCACCGATACCCTCGCCCACCGCGGTCCGGACGGGGCGGGCCGGTACAGCCACTCCGTCGGTGACGGCGAGGTGCACCTCGGGCACCGTCGGCTGGCCATCGTCGACCTGTCCGAGACCGGCGCCCAGCCGATGGTCTCGGACGGCCTCGTCCTGACGTACAACGGGGAGCTGTACAACGCGCCCGAGCTGCGTGCCGAACTGGCGGCGGCCGGGGTGCGCTTCCGCGGTACCTCCGACACCGAGGTGCTGCTTGAGGCCTGGCGGCGCTGGGGCACCGACTGTCTGCCCCGGCTGCGCGGCATGTTCGCGTTCGGGATCTTCGACGAGCGAACCGGTGAGCTGGTGCTCGCCCGCGACCAGCTCGGCATCAAGCCGCTGTTCCTGCTCCGGCGCGGTGCGGGGCTGGTGTTCGCCTCCGAGCTCAAGGCGCTCGCCGCCGCCACCGGCGGATCGCTGCAGGTGGACGAGGCGGCGCTGGTGGCGTCACTGCTGTACTACTGGGTGCCGGACTCACGGTGCGCGTTCCGCGAGGCGGAGAAGCTGCCGCCGGGGAGCTGGCTGCGGTGCCGGCCCGACGGCCGGGTGGAGCGCGGCCGGTACTGGCACCTGAAGGACGTCGCCGCCGAGGGCCGGGAGCGGGCCCGGGGCGGCGAGCAGCCGGACCTGGCCGCCATCGTCGAGGAGTCGACTCGCCGCCACCTGCTCTCCGACGTACCCGTGGCGACCTTCCTCTCCGGCGGCCTCGACTCCAGCTACCTGACCGCGCTGGCCGCCCGCGACCAACCCGGGATCTCCGCCTACACGATCGGGTTCCGCGCCGAGGACGCCAAGTTCGAGGCGATGCCCGACGACCTTCGCTACGCCCGGCAGGTGGCCGAGCGGTTCGGCGTCGACCTGCACGAGATCGAGATCGCTCCGAACGTGCTCGACCTGCTGCCGCAGATGACGTACCACCTGGACGAACCGATCGGCGACCCCGCCGCGATCAACACGTTCCTGATCTGCGAGGCCGCCCGGGAGGCCGGGGTCAAGGTGATGCTCTCGGGGATGGGTGCCGACGAGCTGTTCGCCGGTTACCGCAAGCACCTGGCCAACCTGATCGCGCTGCGCTATCAGCGCGTCCCGCGGCCCCTGCGGCGCGGGGTGTCCCGGGCCGTGGACCGGCTGCCGGTGGCAACGGCCCGCCGGGGGTATCGGTCGGTGCGCTTCGCGAAGCGGTTCCTCTCCTTCGCCGATCTGCCGGAGGAGACCGCGTTCCGGCGCAGCTACACCATGTACGACCAGGACGAGTTGCTCGCCCTGGTCAATCCCGACCTGGCCGGGACGGTGGACGACGTGCTGACCGAGCACGCGGACATCTACGAGGACAACGAGCTGGACGACTTCGTCAACCGCATGTGCCTGGGCGACGCCCGGATGTTCCTGCCGGGCCTGAACCTCGCTTACACGGACCGCTCCAGCATGGCCGCGTCGACCGAGGTGCGGGTGCCGTACGTGGACGTCGAGGTGGTCAAGGCGGCGTTCGCCGTGCCCGGCGATCGCAAGATCGTCGGACGGCAGGGCAAGGCCGTCCTCAAGGAGGCGGCCACCTCGATCCTGCCCCGGGAGATCGTGTACCGGCCCAAGGGCCTGTTCAGCGCGCCGCTGCGCGCCTGGATGAGCCGGGATCTGGCACCGCTGGTGCGCGAGGTGGTGAACGACGGCGTGCTCGTCAACTCCGGGTTCCTGCGCCGCGACGCGCTGGCGCGCATGGTCGCCGAGGACGCTGCCGGGCAGCGGGACTTCTCCAAGCATCTGTGGCATGTGCTGACCCTCGAGTACTGGTACCGCGACGCGACCTCCGGGTCCGGGCGGAGTGCTCGCTCGGCGGCGTAG
- a CDS encoding bi-domain-containing oxidoreductase, whose product MKQVVQNYKSGELAVLDVPVPGCKPGGVLVRTAYSLISTGTELMKVSEAGMSMLGKARSRPDQVAKVMQSVATNGVPATYRKVMGKLDSYTPLGYSLCGVVEQVGAGIDDVKVGDLVACAGNEHALHAELNWVPKNLYAPVPDGLAPRHAAFGTVGSIAMQGVRRAEPQLGDVALVIGLGLIGQLVVQLLAASGVRVVGVDPDPVRCELAEGLGAAACGDPASAAVEAAVAELTCGHGVDQVYLAAGGGSNQPVELAARLCRDRGRVVDIGKCRLDLPWNAYYEKELDVRFSRSYGPGRYDPEYELEGRDYPIGYVRWTERRNLACFLDLLARGSVDVEPLVSHIADFDDAVETYQSLKDGDLKAVAVLFRYPEQKEEAGEAEAPAVAVPAVRRSGRASTPARPAEAPVRLAFVGAGNYATSMLLPHLAQRDGVELSTVVTTTALSAANAKRKFGFAEATTDLDAVLGDQSIDAVFVVTRHSSHAELTRRALLAGKAVFVEKPLALTEDDLAGVLAAVEESGNDRLQVGFNRRFAPLLQEARKRFGARTGPASLRYLVNAGRLQHGSWYLQQGTEGSRFAGEGGHFIDTASWLLEADPVSVYATAPAGNEGGSDIQIVLRYPDGSTATISYVTTGAPSFPKETLDLVADGKVLRLDDFVRAAVYDDRRKRWVSSRLPKARDKGQSAELAAFVKAVRTGGPMPVPLESLVATTAATLAVQAGLAGGAPVTLARAR is encoded by the coding sequence GTGAAGCAGGTTGTGCAGAACTACAAGAGCGGCGAGCTGGCGGTGCTCGACGTGCCGGTGCCGGGGTGCAAGCCGGGCGGTGTGCTGGTCCGCACCGCCTACTCGCTGATATCCACCGGGACCGAGCTCATGAAGGTGTCCGAGGCCGGCATGTCGATGCTGGGCAAGGCCCGCTCCCGTCCCGATCAGGTGGCCAAGGTCATGCAGAGCGTAGCCACCAACGGGGTGCCCGCCACCTACCGCAAGGTGATGGGCAAGCTGGACTCCTACACGCCGCTGGGCTACTCGCTGTGCGGGGTGGTCGAGCAGGTCGGCGCCGGGATCGACGATGTGAAGGTCGGCGACCTCGTGGCCTGCGCCGGCAACGAGCACGCGTTGCACGCCGAGCTGAACTGGGTGCCGAAGAACCTCTACGCCCCGGTGCCGGACGGCCTCGCGCCGCGGCACGCGGCCTTCGGCACCGTCGGGTCGATCGCGATGCAGGGCGTGCGCCGAGCCGAGCCGCAACTCGGCGACGTGGCGCTGGTCATCGGCCTCGGGCTGATCGGGCAGCTGGTGGTGCAGCTCCTCGCCGCTTCGGGGGTCCGCGTCGTCGGGGTCGACCCCGACCCGGTGCGCTGCGAGCTCGCCGAGGGCCTGGGCGCCGCGGCCTGCGGCGATCCCGCGTCCGCGGCCGTGGAAGCCGCTGTCGCCGAACTCACCTGCGGTCACGGCGTGGACCAGGTGTACCTGGCCGCCGGCGGCGGCAGCAACCAGCCCGTCGAGCTGGCCGCCCGGTTGTGCCGGGACCGTGGCCGGGTCGTCGACATCGGCAAGTGCCGCCTGGACCTGCCGTGGAACGCGTACTACGAGAAAGAGCTCGACGTCCGGTTCTCGCGCAGTTACGGCCCCGGGCGCTACGACCCGGAGTACGAGCTCGAGGGGCGGGACTACCCGATCGGCTACGTGCGCTGGACCGAGCGCCGCAACCTGGCGTGCTTCCTCGATCTCCTCGCCCGCGGCAGCGTCGACGTGGAGCCCCTGGTCTCCCACATCGCCGACTTCGACGACGCCGTCGAGACGTACCAGAGCCTGAAGGACGGCGACCTGAAGGCCGTGGCCGTGCTGTTCCGGTACCCCGAACAGAAGGAGGAAGCGGGGGAAGCGGAGGCCCCGGCGGTCGCAGTGCCCGCGGTGCGACGCAGCGGCAGAGCGTCCACCCCGGCCCGGCCCGCCGAGGCACCGGTGCGGCTGGCGTTCGTCGGCGCGGGAAACTACGCGACGTCGATGCTGCTGCCGCACCTGGCACAGCGCGACGGCGTCGAGTTGTCCACGGTCGTCACCACGACGGCGCTGTCCGCGGCCAACGCCAAGCGGAAGTTCGGCTTCGCCGAGGCGACCACCGATCTCGACGCCGTACTCGGCGACCAGTCCATCGACGCGGTGTTCGTGGTCACCCGCCACAGCTCGCACGCCGAACTGACCCGAAGGGCGCTCCTGGCCGGCAAGGCGGTGTTCGTGGAGAAGCCCCTGGCGCTCACCGAGGACGACCTGGCCGGTGTGCTCGCGGCGGTGGAGGAGTCCGGCAACGACCGGCTGCAGGTGGGCTTCAACCGCCGGTTCGCGCCGCTGTTGCAGGAGGCCAGGAAACGGTTCGGCGCCCGGACCGGTCCGGCGAGCCTGCGCTATCTGGTCAACGCGGGCCGGCTGCAGCACGGCAGCTGGTACCTCCAACAGGGCACCGAGGGCTCGCGCTTCGCCGGCGAGGGCGGACACTTCATCGACACGGCGAGCTGGCTGCTCGAGGCCGACCCGGTCTCGGTGTACGCGACCGCCCCGGCCGGCAACGAGGGCGGCAGTGACATTCAGATTGTGCTGCGATACCCGGACGGGTCCACCGCCACCATCAGCTACGTCACCACCGGCGCGCCCAGCTTCCCCAAGGAGACGCTGGACCTCGTCGCGGACGGCAAGGTGCTGCGGCTCGACGACTTCGTCCGTGCCGCTGTTTACGATGACCGCCGCAAGCGGTGGGTCAGTTCGCGGCTGCCCAAGGCCCGGGACAAGGGCCAGTCCGCCGAGCTGGCCGCGTTCGTCAAGGCCGTGCGGACCGGCGGGCCGATGCCGGTGCCGCTGGAGTCGCTGGTCGCCACCACCGCGGCCACCCTCGCCGTACAGGCAGGCCTGGCCGGCGGCGCGCCGGTGACGCTGGCGAGGGCACGATGA
- a CDS encoding heparinase II/III family protein: protein MTVSSGSPGWYLRRLSRMGPREVGGRVGDAVRRRRWRSAPPECPSVNGARFTAVLPAGTIAAVPPDAAKRLIAEADRLMAGHAEYFGVDRDDMVNPDWWYDPKTGRRAPWGYAFDVPYRNEDAVGDIKQIWEPSRHQYLTVLAAAYAISGNEQYAERVAEHLRLWWAANAPLRGVHWVSGIELGIRLLSWVWIRRLLDGWPGVAGLFEGNPAALNQIWHHQRWLAAFPSRGSSANNHVIAETAGQFAAACAFGWFPSSARWRAGALRSLERQLRGNTFHSGLNRELATEYHGLVLELGLAAVAEADAADVPVPASLRLVLLRMTDALAAVVDSRLRPPRQGDADDGHGLIVDGAGTDRWGSLLATGDAVFGRLDWWPAVIGTDVRTPLLAALIRPYSKNGTAPAVTRPASRPAHFADAGMTILRGPAEIWCRCDGGPHGFLSIAAHAHADALSIEVRHDGVDVLADPGTYCYHGQPEWREYFRSTLGHNTLQLDGGDQSASGGPFLWTRHARSRVLVADTSGTSDGGTARWCAEHDGYQDSVHRRRVELTAASQELRVVDEVRGPRREMRLAFHLGPAITADLAENRAVLTWTRDGEDRSAVLDLPGQLRWRAHRGEIDPPLGWYSAGFGRKEPSTTLVGTGFADGAVLLGEFTTVLRFRG, encoded by the coding sequence ATGACTGTGAGCTCGGGGAGTCCGGGCTGGTACCTGCGGCGGTTGTCCCGGATGGGACCGCGGGAGGTCGGCGGCCGGGTGGGCGACGCGGTGCGCAGGCGGCGGTGGCGGTCGGCGCCGCCGGAATGCCCGAGCGTGAACGGCGCCCGGTTCACCGCGGTACTGCCCGCCGGGACGATCGCCGCAGTGCCGCCGGACGCAGCGAAACGTCTCATCGCCGAGGCGGACCGACTGATGGCCGGGCACGCCGAGTACTTCGGGGTGGACCGCGACGACATGGTCAACCCCGACTGGTGGTACGACCCGAAGACCGGGCGCCGGGCGCCGTGGGGGTACGCCTTCGACGTGCCGTACCGGAACGAGGACGCGGTCGGGGACATCAAGCAGATCTGGGAGCCGTCCCGGCATCAGTACCTCACCGTGCTCGCCGCCGCCTACGCGATCTCCGGGAACGAGCAGTACGCCGAGCGGGTGGCCGAGCACCTGCGGTTGTGGTGGGCGGCCAACGCGCCGCTGCGCGGAGTGCACTGGGTCAGCGGCATCGAGCTGGGCATCCGGCTGCTGTCCTGGGTATGGATCCGCCGGCTGCTCGACGGCTGGCCGGGCGTGGCCGGTCTGTTCGAGGGCAACCCGGCGGCGCTGAACCAGATCTGGCACCACCAGCGCTGGCTGGCCGCCTTCCCCAGCCGGGGGTCTTCGGCGAACAACCACGTCATCGCCGAGACCGCCGGGCAGTTCGCAGCGGCCTGCGCGTTCGGCTGGTTCCCCTCCTCGGCGCGTTGGCGAGCCGGCGCGCTGCGATCGCTGGAGCGGCAGCTGCGCGGCAACACCTTCCACTCGGGCCTCAACCGCGAGTTGGCCACCGAGTATCACGGACTCGTGCTGGAGCTCGGCCTGGCCGCGGTGGCCGAGGCGGATGCCGCCGACGTGCCGGTCCCCGCGTCGCTCCGGCTGGTGCTGCTGCGGATGACCGACGCGCTCGCGGCCGTCGTGGACAGCCGGTTACGGCCGCCGCGCCAGGGGGACGCGGACGACGGGCACGGTCTGATCGTGGACGGCGCGGGCACCGACCGCTGGGGCTCGCTGCTGGCCACCGGGGACGCCGTGTTCGGCCGGCTCGACTGGTGGCCGGCGGTGATTGGCACCGATGTGCGCACCCCGCTGCTTGCCGCGCTCATCCGGCCGTACTCGAAAAATGGAACTGCACCGGCCGTGACACGCCCGGCAAGCCGACCGGCCCATTTCGCCGACGCGGGCATGACCATCCTGCGCGGTCCGGCAGAGATCTGGTGCCGCTGCGACGGTGGCCCGCACGGATTCCTGTCCATCGCCGCGCATGCCCACGCGGACGCGCTGTCCATAGAGGTCCGGCACGACGGGGTCGACGTGCTCGCCGACCCGGGGACGTACTGCTACCACGGGCAGCCCGAGTGGCGTGAGTACTTCCGGTCCACCCTCGGCCACAACACCCTGCAGCTGGACGGCGGTGACCAGTCCGCCTCCGGCGGCCCGTTCCTGTGGACCCGCCATGCCCGCAGCCGCGTCCTGGTCGCGGACACATCCGGCACCTCCGACGGGGGGACGGCCCGCTGGTGCGCCGAACACGACGGCTACCAGGACTCCGTGCACCGCCGCCGGGTGGAACTGACCGCCGCGAGCCAGGAGTTGCGGGTGGTCGACGAGGTGCGCGGCCCGCGCCGGGAGATGCGCCTCGCGTTCCACCTCGGCCCGGCGATCACCGCGGACCTGGCGGAGAACCGGGCCGTGCTCACCTGGACCCGGGACGGCGAGGACCGCTCCGCAGTGCTCGACCTGCCCGGGCAGCTGCGCTGGCGCGCGCATCGCGGCGAGATTGACCCGCCGCTGGGCTGGTACTCCGCCGGATTCGGACGCAAGGAACCCTCCACCACGCTGGTCGGCACCGGTTTCGCCGACGGCGCTGTGCTGTTGGGGGAGTTCACCACCGTGCTCAGGTTTCGCGGCTAG
- a CDS encoding right-handed parallel beta-helix repeat-containing protein has protein sequence MVIKKRHWALPTAPLVLVLLAATGCVSTPSAPAEPTVAPSTSAPRPVARVCAKPAAGPAKAPAGAVTVDPAVVGDLAAKTKKSPPNTTFWLRPGKHRLESDRYAQIIPKKGNTYLGAPGAVFDGRKTNQYAFGGAARDVTIRHLTVQGFVAPQNEGVVNHDSADGWVIEHATIQNNSGAGLMAGARQQVRASCLRGNGQYGMNAYKAGDPLSDLVLEGNEIVGNNKDDWERRRPGCGCSGGVKFWAVNGVDIRGNWVHANHGAGLWADTNNNDFRIEDNVIEANDGAALIYETSYNAVIRKNTIRRNNWVEGRKYADRGDNFPFATIYLSESGGEPRIRARTDKIEIYRNVLENNWSGITLWENADRFCNSPANTSSGDCTLLVKKTERCAQPGIATAPLYADCRWKTQRVDIHKNRFVLDTSVVGCTVKCGRMAVLANYGTYPDWSPYPGEGVAEAITQKQHNRWHDNEYRGPWSFIAHDPSRELDVGQWQGAPYQQDAGSTFRARDGG, from the coding sequence GTGGTGATCAAGAAGCGGCACTGGGCGTTGCCGACGGCACCGCTGGTGCTGGTCCTGCTGGCGGCGACCGGCTGCGTGAGCACACCGAGCGCCCCGGCGGAGCCGACCGTTGCGCCATCCACGTCCGCACCCCGACCCGTGGCCCGGGTGTGCGCCAAGCCCGCGGCCGGGCCGGCGAAGGCACCCGCGGGTGCGGTGACGGTCGACCCCGCGGTGGTCGGTGACCTGGCTGCGAAGACCAAGAAAAGCCCGCCCAACACCACGTTCTGGCTGCGGCCGGGGAAGCACAGGCTCGAATCGGACCGTTACGCCCAGATAATCCCCAAGAAGGGGAACACCTACCTCGGCGCGCCGGGCGCGGTGTTCGACGGCCGGAAGACCAACCAGTACGCGTTCGGCGGTGCCGCCCGCGACGTCACCATCCGCCACCTGACCGTGCAGGGTTTCGTCGCGCCGCAGAACGAGGGCGTGGTCAACCACGACTCGGCCGACGGGTGGGTGATCGAGCACGCGACGATCCAGAACAACTCCGGCGCCGGGCTGATGGCCGGTGCCCGCCAGCAGGTCCGCGCCAGCTGCCTGCGCGGCAACGGACAGTACGGAATGAACGCGTACAAGGCCGGCGACCCCCTCAGTGACCTGGTGCTCGAGGGCAACGAGATCGTGGGCAACAACAAGGACGACTGGGAGCGGCGGCGGCCGGGTTGCGGCTGCAGTGGAGGCGTCAAGTTCTGGGCCGTCAACGGCGTCGACATCCGCGGCAACTGGGTGCACGCCAACCACGGAGCCGGGTTGTGGGCGGACACCAACAACAACGACTTCCGCATCGAGGACAACGTCATCGAGGCCAACGACGGTGCCGCGCTGATCTACGAGACCAGCTACAACGCGGTCATCCGGAAGAACACGATCCGGCGGAACAACTGGGTCGAGGGCCGCAAGTACGCCGACCGCGGCGACAACTTCCCGTTCGCGACCATCTACCTGTCCGAGTCCGGCGGCGAACCACGCATCCGGGCCCGCACGGACAAGATCGAGATCTACCGGAACGTACTGGAGAACAACTGGTCCGGGATCACCCTGTGGGAGAACGCCGACCGGTTCTGCAACAGCCCGGCCAACACCTCGTCCGGTGACTGCACGCTGCTGGTGAAGAAGACAGAGCGCTGCGCACAGCCGGGGATCGCCACCGCACCGCTCTACGCCGACTGCCGGTGGAAGACCCAGCGGGTGGACATCCACAAGAACCGCTTCGTGCTGGACACTTCCGTCGTCGGCTGCACCGTGAAGTGCGGCCGCATGGCGGTCCTTGCCAACTACGGCACCTATCCGGACTGGTCGCCGTACCCGGGCGAAGGGGTGGCCGAGGCGATCACCCAAAAGCAGCACAACCGCTGGCACGACAACGAGTACCGCGGACCATGGAGCTTCATCGCCCACGACCCGAGCCGGGAGCTCGACGTCGGGCAGTGGCAGGGCGCGCCGTACCAGCAGGACGCGGGCAGCACCTTCCGCGCACGGGACGGTGGTTGA
- a CDS encoding O-antigen ligase domain-containing protein, whose protein sequence is MAADHTSKIVGTAWGLLILNTLGSAGAKTIIPLPRSLIQMATMGALVAAFALALAVNLRLRIRASAFVFLLTLLLVPSVISSANLESGFGALFRCTRLALFVGTLWLLSRWWDGSLTFVRHHIRMYFAVLGSVAAGLVISPGAAMPELYGGRLVGALWPLTPPQIGQYAAVIIGLTVLLLLGRRTDRGSAAAVIVPALVLLALTHTRTATLGLLIGLVLAIGSLILTSAAARRFFAWAVLCAAVAAVAFSTALQAWFLRGQSKENLSSLTGRAKVWDALLAAPRTASEYLFGAGLGDKSFGGLPIDNSWLAVYHEQGLTGTAIVAAIIIVLGGVALLRPPSLSRACAIFLISYCAIASYTEAGLGDASPYLLHLTVAASLLAAPAAATPLATTEVPRRRTPQWARRSEVT, encoded by the coding sequence ATGGCCGCGGACCACACATCGAAGATCGTCGGGACGGCCTGGGGGCTGCTGATCCTCAACACGCTCGGCTCCGCCGGCGCGAAGACCATCATTCCGCTGCCCCGCTCCCTCATCCAGATGGCCACCATGGGCGCGCTGGTCGCCGCGTTCGCGCTGGCACTCGCCGTCAATCTCCGGCTGCGCATCCGGGCCAGCGCCTTCGTGTTCCTGCTCACCCTGCTGCTCGTGCCGAGCGTGATCTCCAGCGCGAACCTGGAGTCCGGATTCGGCGCGCTGTTCCGCTGCACCCGGCTGGCTCTCTTCGTCGGCACGCTGTGGCTGCTCAGCCGCTGGTGGGACGGCAGCCTGACGTTCGTCCGGCATCACATCCGGATGTACTTCGCGGTCCTCGGGTCGGTGGCCGCCGGCCTGGTCATCTCACCGGGCGCCGCCATGCCCGAGCTCTACGGCGGGCGCCTGGTCGGCGCGTTGTGGCCGCTCACCCCGCCGCAGATCGGACAGTACGCCGCAGTGATCATCGGGCTCACCGTGCTGCTCCTCCTGGGCCGCCGGACCGACAGGGGCAGCGCGGCGGCGGTCATCGTGCCGGCACTCGTCCTGCTCGCGCTGACCCATACCCGGACGGCCACGCTCGGCCTGCTCATCGGGCTGGTGCTGGCGATCGGCTCGCTCATCCTGACCAGCGCCGCCGCCCGCCGGTTCTTCGCCTGGGCGGTGCTGTGCGCCGCCGTGGCCGCGGTGGCGTTCAGCACCGCGCTGCAGGCGTGGTTCCTGCGCGGACAGAGCAAAGAGAACCTCTCCAGCCTCACCGGTCGGGCCAAGGTCTGGGACGCCCTGCTGGCAGCCCCCCGGACGGCCTCGGAGTACCTGTTCGGCGCGGGCCTGGGCGACAAGTCGTTCGGCGGGCTGCCGATCGACAACAGCTGGCTGGCCGTTTACCACGAGCAGGGTCTGACCGGCACCGCCATCGTGGCGGCGATCATCATCGTGCTGGGCGGCGTCGCGTTGCTGCGGCCACCGTCGCTGTCGAGGGCCTGCGCGATCTTCCTGATCAGCTACTGCGCGATCGCGTCGTACACCGAGGCCGGTCTGGGCGACGCCTCGCCGTATCTGCTGCATCTGACCGTGGCCGCCTCGCTGCTTGCGGCACCTGCCGCGGCCACTCCCCTCGCGACGACCGAAGTCCCTCGACGGCGCACACCGCAATGGGCCCGTCGATCGGAGGTGACCTGA
- a CDS encoding glycosyltransferase has translation MHILVVHNRYASAQPSGENNVVDQEVALLREAGHRVGVFERRSDDIAARSLLSKAAVPLLVPWNPAVRTELAGRLRTERPDVVHVHNVFPLLSPAVLAACADAGVPAVATLHNYTQVCPPGTLQRDGRPCTECVGSAPLPAVRHGCYRNSRLATVPLAVSLSVNRRRWWSGVERFFCISAAQRDVLVRSGMPAERLAVKHNFVPDPGTCRAGAGEHVLFLGRLAEAKGVRLLMAAWDEIAASGGVGVPLVIAGAGPLEPEVTAWAAGRDDVRYVGLYDPAHCRQAIARSVAVVAPSTWLEAFGLVVVEAMAAGVPAVAAGHGAFVELVEDGVTGLLHQPGDPASLASCVRRIANDPHRNQEMGQAARRRYEQGFSPAVGLERLVEGYRTAIAGRSGGGDTVPSAGNGNTGSRRGTRASRDGGSK, from the coding sequence ATGCACATCCTCGTAGTCCACAACCGCTACGCCTCGGCGCAGCCGAGCGGGGAGAACAACGTCGTCGACCAGGAGGTGGCGCTGCTGCGCGAGGCCGGCCACCGGGTCGGGGTGTTCGAGCGGCGCAGCGACGACATCGCCGCCCGGTCTCTGCTTTCCAAGGCCGCGGTGCCGCTCCTCGTGCCGTGGAACCCGGCGGTCCGCACGGAGCTCGCCGGCCGGCTTCGCACCGAGCGGCCTGACGTCGTGCACGTGCACAACGTCTTCCCGCTCCTGTCCCCCGCGGTCCTTGCCGCCTGCGCCGACGCCGGCGTGCCCGCCGTCGCCACACTGCACAACTACACGCAGGTCTGCCCGCCCGGCACGCTGCAGCGGGACGGCCGGCCGTGCACCGAGTGCGTCGGGTCGGCGCCGCTGCCCGCCGTCCGGCACGGCTGCTACCGGAACTCCCGGCTGGCGACGGTGCCGCTCGCGGTCAGCCTGTCGGTCAACCGGCGGCGGTGGTGGTCCGGCGTGGAGCGGTTCTTCTGCATCTCCGCGGCGCAGCGCGACGTGCTGGTGCGGTCCGGCATGCCGGCCGAGCGGCTGGCGGTGAAGCACAACTTCGTGCCCGACCCTGGCACTTGCCGAGCGGGCGCCGGCGAGCATGTGCTCTTTCTCGGCCGGCTCGCGGAGGCCAAGGGCGTACGGCTGCTCATGGCCGCGTGGGACGAGATCGCAGCGAGCGGCGGTGTGGGCGTGCCGCTCGTGATCGCCGGCGCGGGGCCCCTGGAGCCGGAGGTGACCGCCTGGGCGGCGGGCCGGGACGACGTGCGGTACGTCGGCCTGTACGACCCCGCCCACTGTCGGCAGGCCATCGCGCGCTCGGTCGCCGTGGTGGCTCCCTCGACGTGGCTGGAGGCGTTCGGCCTGGTGGTCGTGGAGGCGATGGCGGCGGGGGTCCCGGCCGTCGCCGCCGGTCACGGCGCCTTCGTCGAACTCGTCGAGGACGGGGTGACCGGGCTGTTGCACCAGCCGGGCGACCCCGCCTCGCTCGCGTCCTGCGTGCGCCGGATCGCGAACGATCCGCACCGCAACCAGGAGATGGGCCAGGCGGCCCGGCGCCGGTACGAGCAGGGCTTCAGCCCGGCCGTCGGCCTCGAACGCCTGGTGGAGGGGTACCGCACCGCGATCGCGGGTCGGTCCGGCGGCGGGGACACCGTGCCGTCGGCAGGTAATGGAAACACTGGCTCGCGGCGGGGCACCCGCGCGAGCAGGGATGGGGGCAGTAAATGA